In the Uranotaenia lowii strain MFRU-FL chromosome 1, ASM2978415v1, whole genome shotgun sequence genome, TACTAAGGgagttcaggtgtttcctataAATGAGCTGTATTCTATGGACGGCTGTGTAGTTTATAATGATAAGAATGAAACTACATCGGACATACAACAGGATCAGAAATCATCCGAGACGTTGAACGAAAGTAATCTGATGAAAACAGAGGATTCCGATCACGAGGGCCTTAACACCAGCATCGCTATGGATAAATGCAAGATGGAAGTTGATTGTTCAATGATTAAATCGGAGATTGAGCTAACTGAGGCTACAGTGTGCCAAGAACCGGAGTATCTTTACAGCTGTGAGTCTTGTggggaaaaatttgaaagcgaAGCAGTTCGAGTGGACCATTACAATAGATGTATCCACGATCAATCAGTCAGCACTCTTACAACAAACAAAGCACGACCGTACATTGTCGAAGACGGTGCTGAATACGTTTGCCAGGTTTGTAACAACCCGATGGTTTACAAACAACTTTATTCATTTGTTCTTCATCAAATAAACGCTCAtggaattttcgataactcaTTTTGCCGaagggtaaaaaaaaatgaagttccaCCATTTTCGGAATTCCCCTATCACTGCAATGTTTGCGATTACTGGTTTCGACACAAAAGGCTCCACCTGCATCATGAATGCTCTATGGCGAAAGTACAGAACATCGATGCCATGAATCTCACTAATCGATGCAGTTTGTGCAAAAAGACGTTTAAATACAGGTCGACGCTTTATAAGCACCTCGAGAATGAGCATCAGCAAAGTCGCAACCGGAAGCATAAATGCGACTTATGTGAGAGGTGTTTCATAACTTCAAAATCTGTGGAAGAGCACAAGTTTTCCGTTCATTACAAACAGCCCTTGTATCGATGCACTTTGTGCGAAAAAACAACTTACACTGACGGGGCAGCCTATGCACATCGTAGGAAATACCACAAAGAGGAGCTGGAACGTTTGGAAATACCTTTCCCGGCATTGGTGTTTatagaaagattaaaaaaaacataagttaGGCTAAATTTCGGATTTTTCTAAGTTCGCATTtctgtaataaaaattttatgattcagAATGTACATTTGTAATGTTGTTTCCTACTTATTCAAGATCGTTTACATTCTGTAAGAAAACCAACCAGAAAGACCAATTCGATATTTAGTGTACTAAAtcggcgtttttttttctaattttgcgTGCAGCATGAAAATGTATTTCAACCTCTTAAAAGACTTCAATCAGTGTATTTAATGATTAgttgaaacctttttttcggATCCTGTTTAGCGTAAGACTAATATCTCAGCACTCttcttcatttttgatttttttaatggcgtgaaataaataacaatccaATAGGTAGTTGAAAAACTGGCAAGGAACACCCGGAtacttgaaaatggttttcagTTCAATTAATCTTAGAATCTTATAAATATTCCCAATTTTCGTACAAATATTCTCGCCTAGAGGCAAAATGTATGGAACTCATAAACCAGAATCTTCAGTTTAtactgaatagaaaaaaaaattatcgcagTGTATTAGCTTTTTTGGTCACATTATCAATAAGCATGATTTTCATATGatattgtttcagattttttttcattgtgctCGGTTCGGTTGAAATCCGACCAGGCGTGGACCAAATTGATGATCTTATTTAGCCTGATGTTCCTCGCTATGCCTATGACTCGAAGTTCAGTAACCGAAGATAGTAAAAGAAGCAGAGCTGAATATCAGAGAACTAAAATCATCACGTGTCCGCTAGCTGGTCTACTATAGAAACACGTTCAACTACCACACAGTCGTCGATGTCGTGCAGTTGATTGCAGACATTCGCTTGCATCAGTTCGTCGTATTCTTCCGGATGTTCTCTCTCGTAGTGCatacagaaatccatttttgaaTACAACTGTTTCCCACAAGATTCACACTCGAACCAGGGTTCGCCAACGTGCCTCTCGGTCAGATGATTCTGCAGGTGCATTCCATTGGCGAAAGACTCGTTACACCGCTCACACGTATAGTTGGCACCCAACGAGTGATGGCTTACCATGTGTTGATCCACATCGGCGGATTCAGTGAACATAATGTTGCACATAAGACAGCTCATTTTGCCGATAGAATCGTTTACCCTTTCCAAGTATCCGTTATCCGGGTTCAAGCTTTTATATGATATTTCGTGAGCTGGGTTCTGGGTTACCAGATTCGTGTATTCCACTGGATGCATCACCATTCGATGCTTTAAATATGTGTCCCTCCAGATGAACTCTTTTCCACAGAATTCACACTCATATCGACAAGTGCCTCGATGTTTACTAACATAATGATCCTCTAATAAACCCCTCTTGGCATATGCCTTATCACATTGCGTACACGCTAGTTTAACAGGATTTTTTTGGGACCCTCCCACGTTGCTATCTAAGCTTGTACTGTTTCCCAGATATACGCAACCGTTCATCGAGTAGAGCTCTTTGGAGGGTATCTTCCCTGCTACTCCGTAAGCAGCCAACAATCGAGCGTATTCTTCGGGATGTTTATTTCTAATGTGAAAGCGGTATGAATGATAGCGGAAAAAATTTGTCCCACAAGTTTCACATGCGTATCTTGGCCGACCGATGTGTTTCAGTGAGCAGTGATCTTCTAACTggcgttttttcgaaaatgttgcgTCGCATGTATAGCAACGGAATTCATTCTTCTTTCTATGATGGATTTCTAAATGTCTAGTTAGACTACTTGCGTACACAAAGCATTTGCCGCACAATAGGCATTGGTGAGTTTTGCATGTTCCAGTTTCCTCAGCTTCAGACGAGGGCTGGTTTTTGCCGACGTTCAACGACATTCTTTGGCcctaactatgattttatatcgATTGGCTGACGTTAAATCAATAAAGAACAATTACAAGAGATAATTGTACAATCTATTCTTCAATTGTTCTGGTAGTAACACCGGAAGTGAAATCCCTCTTTAAGATGTGGCACCTGTGAAATCGAACAGAATTTTTTAGACTGTAATAGTTGGTTAACCAACAGTTAAAATACCATTTTTCTTAAAGAGGTTGTTTCTGCaataaattcagattcactTTGATGTCCGGCTTCCATCCAGAGTTTTCTTCGATAGTATACCAAGTATAACGGAACTTAATGGCTTGGGACTTTCATTCTGCAGATGGTTTTACTAACTTCCGCACAGTGATGGGGATGGAAAAAGATTGTTTGTTGTGAATGTTGATAACGTCTGAGTGTTGGATTTTGCTGGAAGAAACGTTATAAACGAAAACGTTTTTGCACCTTACCTTCTCGATAAAAATGTTCAGTACATATATGTACTTCACCAATGCGTTGCTACGAAAAACTCCAAATGTTTGTTCACgttttataaattataattCCTAGAGGAATCggaaattgcaaaataaaattaaattgcgTGCGACGCTGCGatgaaaaatttatggtttgtttattttctctaATTAACACCGAACACAAAACAGCTACACTGTCCCGTTTTCGTTCTCAAAAATGGAGAAATTCATGCGCGCTTAAAAATGCGTATATAATGCAAAAAGGGGGATTTAACACTCAAAATAAAGGACACTTAAAAAGTAAGTGAACTCTGTGGTGTTTGTTCACTTTAAGTgtatgtttttcattttgaattaaaGTGACCAATAAAGTTTATTTCAAATGTAGGCTCAGGTCATTGTATCTTTAAGAAAAGAAAGTTgggatatttaatatttttgttttgtctttttatatcttttcttgtctttattatctttttttcaattttgtcgattccTGTTTTTTCATcccttgtttgtttttttttatattttcttcttttttttaccttttgtctcttttttcttaatgttttgTCTTTGTTATATTTTCTTGTCTTTTTATGGTTGTTTTGGTCTTTTTTGACAAAGCACTCGCCGTATTTCCATATTCTGAGTACTTCATCAAGACGTGTTGCTTTGCCATCACTTTTGTTTGGGTTCCTTCGCATTGATCGATAGCAGGTAATATGAGAAGGCAGACACTGGTGGCGATAGAAGGTGACACGTGAAAGCGTCTtcagcgaattttttttcgcattgttttttgattttatgtCGCAttgctttttgattttttactctCTTGATTAAGACGTCTTCCTTTATGTTTCCCAGTGTTTGAACCATTTGAACTCTTGTCTAGCATCGACGAAAAGCCTAGGTTTTCTATCCGAAGTAGCAAACACAGAATTGTATCATATGAAACATTTATGTACACTTTATTTACTCACTTAGAATCTAAACAATTTCTTTATAACACTTAAAGCCTGTAATCGAAGAATAATATGGCAGATTGTAACGGAACTGAAAAAGTTTCCCAAATGACCAACATATCAGAAAATACAGACTATTGCCGCAACTCTTTATCAAATAACTAAACTTATTGCGAACAACTTAGTCATTAGTAATACCAAGACTGTTCCTTCTACATTACCTAAAGTTCGTTAACTATCAGAGGAACACGTTCAACAACCACACAGCCGTCGATGTCGTGCAATTCATTACAGACATTGTTTTGTATTAGTTCGCTGTAATCTTTCGGATGATCCGTTTCGTAGTGCATAAAGTAATCGAATTTGGAGTATAACTTTGTCCTGCAAATTTCACACTCGTACCAAGGTTCGCCGATGTGCCTTTCAGTCATATGATTCTCTAAACCAGAGGTACAGGCGAATGACTCGTTACATCGTTTACAGCTATGGGTGAGCGACAAATGTAGAGTTAACATATGTGCGTACAGATCCGTTTGTTTAGGGAAGGTTATATCACACATAACACACCTACTGTTGTAACGTTTATAAGAGATAGTGTGAGTTTTGTTCTTTTTAACTAGATTCGCATATTCCTCTGGATGCCTCAACTTGAAATGCGTAATATATGGCTTCTTTTTAATGAATCCATGCCCACAGATTTCACACTCATAGCGATACATACCCAGATGTTTAACAGCATAATGATCTTCCAGCAAACTCTTCTTATCAAAGGTCTTACTACATTTTATACATGAAAGTTTAACGGAATCTTTGTGTGACTCTGCCACGTGATCATCGAAAGTTTCCGCACTGTTACATTTCTTTAGACATATCAAACAATCCAGTTCCATGGACTCCGTTACAGTTTTGTCTTCGTGCTCATCAATAGCATTGCTTTTAAGAAAAACGCAACCATCCATGGAGTACAATTCGTTGAAGGGGATATTCCGTGGGGCCCCATAGACAGTCAATAATCGAGCGTATTCTTCCGGATGAACGTTTCTACAGTGCGGGCGATATAAATGGTAGCGGAAAAACGTTTTCCCACAAGTTTGGCAGGCATATCTTGGCTCACGGATGTGTTCAATTGAACAGTGATCTTCTAGATATCGTTTAGTTGCAAAATGTTTGCCACATTCACCACAACCGAACTCTAGTTTCTTTCTTGTGTGGACTATTGCATTATGTTTGTGAAGACTATTAAAAGTCGAAAACCATTTATCACAAAATGGACATTTTAACATTTGACTCCCGGCGGAAGTGCTCTCAGCTAAtgataagcttttttcttcggCTACTAACGACATTTTTAATGACCAATGGCAATTTCTAGATCACAGGAAATCTCTATagattaaaaaaagtgataGTGATCCTGTAgattaaaatcaatgaaattgttAAATCAATCGGCTTAACTGAGTATACGTTTTACCTTTTTATGTAGTATCTCATGAACGATCTTCGACAGGACTGTCTACTGGAATCATTGGAATGATCTCCTCTGGGAACGGTGCTGAGCATTCTTGTAACAGCTCATTCGTCCAGTACTTTCATCCAATGCGTTATTATGAAAAACTTAGCTTAACTTTTTGACTGAAAGTTTGATAAATGTATCGAAGATTTGGATATGTTGAAGACTGAAACGGAATTACAAAATGAACTGAAATAAACAAACTCTACAAGAGCACACATTTAGAAAGTTGTACACAACTACACGTTAAATTAACCCAAATATCTCATCCAATCCAACATTGGAAACATGTGAAAAATGTATTCTTGTGTAGAATGGTCTTGTTCATCGTGGTTTGTCAACGAATCGAAGCACTCAAATGAACACTAAACTAAATCGTAAGGCTCTTTCTCTTGAACCGGatgtcgaaaattttgaatttttacgcGTTTTTTATTCATGACACCTACAtatattttaatctgttttagtTATACTAACGAAAAATCTAAACCTGCACTTAATGCTTTGCCATCCtgtactgccgttctaagcaagaatgtcccatgtgacttttgggtcattttcagttttttgctggaaacggtctcttttagtgttaactttcgaataaaaacacaaacaagtatactttgctCTGAActtttacgaaattttcatcaaggttgTCTTTATGTTGAtgtttctacgcaagaatgtcacactagagaaaattctatgaaaaatgaaaattttatcaaaaaattgtcttaagatgagttcaaactgttgaatttaatgttattcactgaaaagaacactaaaatagagggcagaggaggagcgagaggccttgagtgttttattctgagaaattttcactaaacacttttcggtaggcactacttacaggatccatactcaactatacctttttataaataaagaggaacgtatttctcaaattacggtttagcatgagtttttgggaacaaaataaactacgcaagcttttaaaatgatagacacattgtagccgtgtgacagtttttcgtagaactagcatcgggatgcgttctgattctacgcaaaagtgtcacacggagcatttttggctctaatttgctgtttttctttgtaggaaatgtaattttttggcagaaaacattgtaaaatgattgacttgaactgttcactacgaaaaaactgtcggtgaatttttagttagagagaaaaattggaaatatagctgatatttcaatcgcgtttttgtcgtttgcacgtttttccacatgggacaatcttgcttagaacggcagctGTAGGCCTTTTGTGAAAAGCAAATTTTCTAGAAGATGCTTCTAGAATGACAAAATGTTTTTAGAATGACAAAATTTCTCTGGCAAAAGGCGTTTTTTCAGGTCTCTCAAAGCGTatcttttaatataaaaaaaaacatttgcatACGCTATTACCactttctttatatttttgaaaatattaaacgtTATAAATAACCCGGTAATTTTAACCATGAAACTGTTATAAATTATCTCCAactctcaaactaaaaaaa is a window encoding:
- the LOC129738789 gene encoding zinc finger protein 12-like, with translation MLPQKSVGNTNDSKLSKTGRGLADTKSFQSTSALDKCEMEVNYSSSIESEIELTEVTVRQEPNPLYICRSCGENCESEADRLDHHKKCIQNQSTNPPSLNNDMERQPAYNSIFLQFLSENKNDVWCRCGAKFQSEMDLKNHIETCPKFNPSYKNKDKIERKKHQCSICGRIFNHLSLLNIHLRAGHEEKSFDCDKCNKRYTLKRTLEDHYALHHIGKPRYQCEICGKTFFQLPCYRRHNKIIHPIEYAQTLATKGVQVFPINELYSMDGCVVYNDKNETTSDIQQDQKSSETLNESNLMKTEDSDHEGLNTSIAMDKCKMEVDCSMIKSEIELTEATVCQEPEYLYSCESCGEKFESEAVRVDHYNRCIHDQSVSTLTTNKARPYIVEDGAEYVCQVCNNPMVYKQLYSFVLHQINAHGIFDNSFCRRVKKNEVPPFSEFPYHCNVCDYWFRHKRLHLHHECSMAKVQNIDAMNLTNRCSLCKKTFKYRSTLYKHLENEHQQSRNRKHKCDLCERCFITSKSVEEHKFSVHYKQPLYRCTLCEKTTYTDGAAYAHRRKYHKEELERLEIPFPALVFIERLKKT
- the LOC129738768 gene encoding zinc finger protein 726-like isoform X2, whose amino-acid sequence is MSLNVGKNQPSSEAEETGTCKTHQCLLCGKCFVYASSLTRHLEIHHRKKNEFRCYTCDATFSKKRQLEDHCSLKHIGRPRYACETCGTNFFRYHSYRFHIRNKHPEEYARLLAAYGVAGKIPSKELYSMNGCVYLGNSTSLDSNVGGSQKNPVKLACTQCDKAYAKRGLLEDHYVSKHRGTCRYECEFCGKEFIWRDTYLKHRMVMHPVEYTNLVTQNPAHEISYKSLNPDNGYLERVNDSIGKMSCLMCNIMFTESADVDQHMVSHHSLGANYTCERCNESFANGMHLQNHLTERHVGEPWFECESCGKQLYSKMDFCMHYEREHPEEYDELMQANVCNQLHDIDDCVVVERVSIVDQLADT
- the LOC129739669 gene encoding zinc finger protein 90-like, producing MSLVAEEKSLSLAESTSAGSQMLKCPFCDKWFSTFNSLHKHNAIVHTRKKLEFGCGECGKHFATKRYLEDHCSIEHIREPRYACQTCGKTFFRYHLYRPHCRNVHPEEYARLLTVYGAPRNIPFNELYSMDGCVFLKSNAIDEHEDKTVTESMELDCLICLKKCNSAETFDDHVAESHKDSVKLSCIKCSKTFDKKSLLEDHYAVKHLGMYRYECEICGHGFIKKKPYITHFKLRHPEEYANLVKKNKTHTISYKRYNSRCVMCDITFPKQTDLYAHMLTLHLSLTHSCKRCNESFACTSGLENHMTERHIGEPWYECEICRTKLYSKFDYFMHYETDHPKDYSELIQNNVCNELHDIDGCVVVERVPLIVNEL